The Hoplias malabaricus isolate fHopMal1 chromosome 9, fHopMal1.hap1, whole genome shotgun sequence genome contains a region encoding:
- the LOC136707599 gene encoding uncharacterized protein isoform X2, which yields MHLLGTIIEDDESEAFLQRSMLGQPEPPQSSPQDIRKSSHLTSSVSHETDSPHSEKRDSSGKQQRQERSVSNIGSTSVALTVQNDLRKQYDEPVQSSSTPELSRSFTVVASTTPEPRTSRSQSLGNVSGSVETVSDKLKDEFPQWLINLMTDIEEATEHELTVE from the exons ATGCACCTTCTTGGCACGATCATTGAAGATGATGAATCTGAGGCATTCCTGCAAAGATCTATGCTTGGGCAACCGGAGCCACCTCAGTCTTCACCACAGG ACATCAGAAAGTCCAGCCACTTGACTAGCTCTGTGAGTCATGAGACTGACTCGCCCCACTCTGAGAAAAGAGACAGCTCAGGAAAGCAACAGAGGCAAGAAAGGAGTGTCTCCAACATAGGTTCGACTTCAGTGGCCTTAACGGTCCAAAATGATCTAAGAAAGCAGTATGATGAGCCAGTTCAGAGTTCTTCAACACCAGAACTGTCCAGAAGCTTTACGGTGGTGGCCTCCACAACACCAGAACCAAGAACTTCCAGGAGTCAATCTCTGGGAAATGTATCTGGATCTGTGGAAACAGTGAGTGATAAACTGAAG GATGAATTTCCTCAGTGGCTCATCAACCTGATGACTGATATTGAAGAAGCCACGGAGCATGAGCTGACTGTGGAGTGA
- the igfbp1b gene encoding insulin-like growth factor-binding protein 1b, whose amino-acid sequence MRLLRLVPVLVLVTFLVPVRPSPLAPAPSPAPIRCVSCTQQQLSACPPVRARCAEVVRASGCGCCAVCALSLGDACGVHTAPCGSGLRCAPREGDAQPLRALTLGQGACTKEQQERRDTEERDDDALTMKHNSVPTDESEHEQLHALLGLNGEPHDSIRDRANAIRKKLVQQGPCHTELHSALDTIATSQQALGEKFSTFYLPNCDKHGFYKAKQCETSLVGQPPHCWCVSWNGKKMEGSSGVSVDDLCHQEVTH is encoded by the exons ATGCGCTTACTTCGGCTCGTGCCCGTTCTCGTGCTCGTGACCTTCCTCGTGCCCGTGCGCCCTTCTCCTCTGGCGCCCGCGCCGTCGCCTGCTCCTATCCGCTGCGTCTCATGCACGCAACAACAGCTGAGCGCGTGCCCGCCAGTGCGCGCCCGCTGCGCCGAGGTGGTGCGCGCATCCGGCTGCGGCTGCTGCGCGGTGTGCGCGCTCTCGCTCGGAGACGCGTGCGGCGTGCACACGGCTCCCTGTGGCTCGGGCCTGCGCTGCGCGCCTCGCGAAGGGGATGCGCAACCCCTGCGCGCGCTCACACTCGGCCAGGGCGCGTGCACGAAAGAGCAGCAGGAACGACGTGACACGGAAGAGCGGGACGATGATGCGCTGACGATGAAACACAACAGCGTCCCCACGGATGAGTCCGAACACGAGCAGCTGCACGCGCTACTCGGACTCAACGGAGAGCCGCACGACAGCATTCGGGACCGAGCCAATGCCATCCGCAAGAAACTCGTGCAGCAG GGTCCATGTCACACTGAGCTGCACAGTGCTCTGGACACCATTGCTACCTCTCAGCAGGCTTTAGGAGAGAAGTTCTCAACCTTCTACCTTCCCAACTGTGACAAACACGGTTTCTACAAGGCCAAACAG TGTGAGACCTCTCTAGTGGGTCAGCCTCCTCATTGTTGGTGTGTGTCctggaatggaaaaaaaatggaagGCTCCAGTGGTGTGTCTGTAGATGACCTCTGCCATCAGGAGGTCACTCACTGA
- the LOC136707599 gene encoding uncharacterized protein isoform X1, which yields MHLLGTIIEDDESEAFLQRSMLGQPEPPQSSPQDIRKSSHLTSSVSHETDSPHSEKRDSSGKQQRQERSVSNIGSTSVALTVQNDLRKQYDEPVQSSSTPELSRSFTVVASTTPEPRTSRSQSLGNVSGSVETVSDKLKSTSAKEVYTKHLRQRSMTHKENGEAPNPKQRQRRRKRRNPTEDEFPQWLINLMTDIEEATEHELTVE from the exons ATGCACCTTCTTGGCACGATCATTGAAGATGATGAATCTGAGGCATTCCTGCAAAGATCTATGCTTGGGCAACCGGAGCCACCTCAGTCTTCACCACAGG ACATCAGAAAGTCCAGCCACTTGACTAGCTCTGTGAGTCATGAGACTGACTCGCCCCACTCTGAGAAAAGAGACAGCTCAGGAAAGCAACAGAGGCAAGAAAGGAGTGTCTCCAACATAGGTTCGACTTCAGTGGCCTTAACGGTCCAAAATGATCTAAGAAAGCAGTATGATGAGCCAGTTCAGAGTTCTTCAACACCAGAACTGTCCAGAAGCTTTACGGTGGTGGCCTCCACAACACCAGAACCAAGAACTTCCAGGAGTCAATCTCTGGGAAATGTATCTGGATCTGTGGAAACAGTGAGTGATAAACTGAAG tCCACCTCAGCCAAGGAGGTTTATACAAAACATCTAAGACAACGCTCTATGACTCATAAAGAAAACGGAGAGGCACCAAACCCAAAACAGAGACAACGCAGAAGAAAACGCAGAAATCCTACAGAG GATGAATTTCCTCAGTGGCTCATCAACCTGATGACTGATATTGAAGAAGCCACGGAGCATGAGCTGACTGTGGAGTGA